One part of the Mycolicibacterium aromaticivorans JS19b1 = JCM 16368 genome encodes these proteins:
- a CDS encoding TauD/TfdA dioxygenase family protein has product MTAISVTRLGSKIGATIDGVRLGGDLDATIADEIYQALLTYKVVFIRGQHHLDDQQQEAFGRLLGTPVGHPTIRHADADKPLIQPIDSEWGKATQWHTDVTFTADYPKASILRAVTLPSYGGSTLWASTVAAYDALPVPLRALADNVWAVHSNRFDYAAPGAKAGAVEARAFVAPDFRTEHPVVRVHPETGQRALLLGGFARQLVGLDSHDSATLIELLQRRITQPENAIRWCWQPGDVAIWDNRATQHRAVDDYDDQRRVMHRVTLAGDVPVAIDGQTSRGIGESNSGAVAA; this is encoded by the coding sequence ATGACCGCGATCTCGGTGACCAGACTCGGCAGCAAGATCGGCGCCACGATCGACGGCGTCCGGCTCGGTGGCGACCTCGACGCAACAATCGCCGACGAGATCTATCAAGCGCTGCTGACCTACAAGGTGGTATTCATCCGGGGACAGCACCATCTCGACGACCAGCAGCAGGAAGCCTTCGGCCGGCTCCTGGGTACACCCGTTGGGCACCCGACCATCCGGCACGCCGACGCCGACAAGCCGCTGATCCAGCCGATCGATTCCGAATGGGGCAAGGCGACCCAATGGCATACCGACGTCACCTTCACAGCCGACTATCCCAAGGCGTCGATCCTGCGCGCGGTGACGCTGCCCAGCTATGGCGGCTCCACTCTGTGGGCCTCGACCGTGGCCGCATACGACGCGCTGCCCGTGCCGTTGCGCGCACTTGCCGACAACGTGTGGGCCGTGCACAGCAACCGGTTCGACTACGCGGCCCCTGGGGCTAAGGCCGGCGCCGTGGAGGCTCGGGCGTTCGTCGCCCCGGATTTCCGGACCGAGCACCCGGTGGTGCGGGTACATCCCGAGACAGGTCAGCGCGCACTGTTGCTCGGCGGCTTCGCTCGCCAACTCGTCGGTCTGGACAGTCATGACTCGGCGACACTCATCGAGTTGCTACAGCGTCGAATCACTCAGCCGGAGAACGCGATTCGTTGGTGTTGGCAGCCCGGTGACGTCGCGATCTGGGACAACCGCGCCACCCAGCATCGCGCTGTCGACGACTACGACGACCAGCGTCGTGTGATGCACCGGGTGACCCTGGCCGGCGATGTCCCGGTAGCCATAGACGGGCAGACCAGCCGCGGCATCGGTGAGTCCAATTCTGGTGCGGTAGCGGCCTGA
- a CDS encoding NAD(P)/FAD-dependent oxidoreductase, with the protein MTETAEVVIVGGGIEGCAAAWALSQRGITDVVVLERNTVGSGMTGKSSGIVRCHYGVSSLAAMATVGLEVFEKAHEIFGDDIGFRQTGYVVGVGEPNVGSLRSSMAAQRAVGVQTEEIDAAEVARLWPCADLSPFAAFGWEARGGYGDAYQTAQAFALAARASGVRIRQGASVTGLLTDGDTVTGVRLADGTQVSAGSVVVATGVWTQPFLAPYGVDVPIRVVREQIVMISPGVDLGPVPVFSDLVSLQYVRPEVGGDVLFGNSDLSDVLTADPDDYLNRATEDFIDLTVDKVGTRFPGFTAAAITSSYAGCYDVTPDWNPVISASGRDGLFVAAGFSGHGFKIAPAVGRLVADLLVDGRSSDPRIPETDFRLSRFAEGELLKSPYPYVGAGQMR; encoded by the coding sequence GTGACCGAGACCGCCGAAGTCGTCATCGTCGGCGGCGGAATCGAGGGGTGCGCCGCCGCCTGGGCATTGAGCCAACGCGGAATCACCGATGTCGTTGTCCTCGAACGTAATACCGTGGGCTCCGGGATGACCGGAAAGTCCAGCGGTATCGTGCGCTGCCACTACGGAGTGAGCTCGCTGGCCGCGATGGCCACCGTCGGCCTGGAGGTGTTCGAGAAAGCCCATGAGATCTTCGGCGACGACATCGGGTTCCGCCAAACGGGATATGTCGTCGGCGTCGGTGAACCCAACGTCGGCTCCCTGCGGAGCAGCATGGCCGCACAGCGCGCCGTCGGTGTGCAGACCGAAGAGATCGATGCCGCCGAGGTGGCCCGACTGTGGCCGTGTGCCGACCTGTCGCCATTCGCCGCGTTCGGTTGGGAGGCGCGTGGCGGGTACGGCGACGCCTACCAGACCGCACAGGCGTTCGCCCTCGCCGCCCGGGCGAGCGGTGTACGAATCCGGCAGGGCGCCAGCGTCACCGGACTGCTGACCGACGGTGACACCGTCACCGGGGTGCGCTTGGCCGACGGCACGCAAGTCAGCGCGGGTAGCGTCGTGGTCGCCACCGGAGTCTGGACCCAGCCGTTTCTGGCGCCCTACGGAGTCGACGTGCCGATCCGGGTGGTCCGCGAGCAGATTGTGATGATCTCGCCCGGTGTCGATCTGGGACCGGTGCCGGTGTTCTCCGATCTGGTGTCACTGCAATACGTACGTCCCGAGGTCGGCGGCGATGTGCTGTTCGGCAACAGTGACCTTTCCGACGTGCTGACCGCCGATCCGGACGATTACCTAAACCGGGCCACCGAAGACTTCATCGATCTCACCGTCGACAAGGTCGGCACCCGTTTCCCCGGCTTCACCGCCGCCGCGATCACGTCGAGCTACGCCGGGTGTTACGACGTCACACCGGATTGGAACCCGGTCATTTCCGCCAGCGGCCGCGACGGGCTGTTCGTGGCTGCCGGGTTCAGCGGTCACGGGTTCAAGATCGCGCCTGCCGTCGGGCGCCTGGTAGCCGACCTCCTTGTCGACGGCCGCAGCAGTGACCCTCGGATACCCGAGACCGATTTCCGGCTGTCCCGCTTCGCCGAGGGGGAGTTACTGAAGAGCCCGTATCCGTATGTGGGTGCGGGGCAGATGCGATAG
- a CDS encoding TetR/AcrR family transcriptional regulator: MTTGGARGRDEVVAVTLAAAADLFAERGPAATSIRDIAAKAGVNHGLIHRHFGSKDRLIGAVLDHLGAQLADMLAAGAAGSEVEAAIDRQLRVIARASLDGYPAGQLQTRFPNVSDLIEQMRARYSTEHAARLAVAHINALQLGWRLFGDFLRASAGLDDLTDEELAQSIAGAIAAMTKSGQKQ, translated from the coding sequence ATGACTACAGGGGGTGCAAGGGGGCGTGACGAGGTAGTGGCTGTGACTTTGGCCGCCGCCGCCGATCTGTTCGCCGAACGTGGGCCGGCTGCGACCTCTATTCGTGACATCGCCGCCAAAGCCGGCGTCAACCATGGCCTGATTCACCGGCACTTCGGGTCCAAGGACCGCCTGATCGGCGCGGTACTCGACCATCTCGGCGCGCAGCTGGCCGACATGCTGGCAGCCGGGGCTGCCGGCAGTGAGGTCGAGGCGGCGATCGATCGGCAGCTGCGGGTGATCGCCCGGGCCAGCTTGGATGGCTACCCCGCGGGTCAGCTTCAGACCCGGTTTCCCAACGTGTCCGACCTCATCGAACAGATGCGGGCGCGTTACTCCACCGAGCATGCGGCGCGGCTCGCGGTCGCGCATATCAACGCACTCCAACTCGGCTGGCGCCTGTTCGGAGATTTCCTGCGGGCCTCGGCCGGGTTGGACGACCTCACCGACGAGGAACTGGCGCAATCGATAGCCGGTGCCATCGCTGCGATGACCAAGTCCGGTCAGAAGCAGTGA
- a CDS encoding helix-turn-helix domain-containing protein, with amino-acid sequence MWVRGRCDSALVTDLLRNQSGTARDRDPHEPVADVEFETAIARNVRQLRQQLGFSVADMASRVGISKAMMSKIENVQTSPSLSTLALLAKGFDVPVSTLFRGADVERQAAFVKAGTGARIVRNGTRAGHEYELLGSLRGEHKRLECLLVTLSEKSTTYPLFQHPGTEFIYVLEGVMDYAHSRSVYRLHPGDSLQIDGEGAHGPADLIEVPIRFLSVIAFPDSQV; translated from the coding sequence ATGTGGGTGCGGGGCAGATGCGATAGTGCACTTGTGACCGATCTGCTCCGCAACCAATCGGGAACCGCCCGCGACCGCGACCCGCACGAGCCGGTCGCGGACGTGGAGTTCGAGACCGCGATCGCCCGCAATGTGCGGCAGCTACGCCAGCAGCTGGGGTTCTCCGTCGCCGACATGGCGAGCAGGGTCGGGATCTCGAAGGCGATGATGAGCAAGATCGAGAACGTGCAGACCTCGCCGAGCCTGTCCACTCTGGCTTTGCTGGCCAAGGGTTTCGACGTACCGGTGAGCACGCTGTTCCGTGGCGCCGACGTGGAGCGGCAGGCGGCCTTCGTCAAGGCGGGTACCGGGGCGCGGATCGTGCGCAACGGCACGAGGGCCGGCCACGAGTACGAATTGCTCGGATCGCTGCGCGGCGAGCACAAGCGACTGGAATGCCTGCTGGTCACCCTGTCGGAGAAGAGCACGACCTATCCCCTGTTCCAGCATCCCGGCACCGAGTTCATCTACGTGCTCGAGGGCGTCATGGACTACGCCCACAGCCGCTCGGTGTACCGGCTGCATCCCGGCGATTCGCTGCAGATCGATGGTGAGGGCGCGCACGGTCCCGCGGATCTGATCGAAGTGCCGATCCGATTCCTGTCGGTTATCGCGTTTCCTGACTCCCAGGTCTAG